In Flagellatimonas centrodinii, a single window of DNA contains:
- the secB gene encoding protein-export chaperone SecB, whose product MSDHPTQPTVPPIDPASAAGRQVLLQKIYVKDASIEVPQAPTIFTRAWRPEVDVQVNTKVDDLPEDAFQVTVILTVTAKLGEDVAFLVEAHQAGVFSVKGFEKPAERAAILGGYCPGLIFPFARETIADLVQRAGFPQLLLQPINFEALFLEHQRKRQAGSAAAETPATTH is encoded by the coding sequence ATGTCCGACCATCCCACTCAGCCAACCGTACCGCCCATCGATCCCGCCAGCGCGGCAGGGCGGCAGGTGCTGTTGCAGAAGATTTACGTCAAGGATGCCTCCATCGAGGTGCCTCAGGCGCCGACCATCTTCACCCGCGCCTGGCGGCCGGAAGTCGATGTTCAGGTCAACACCAAGGTCGACGACTTGCCAGAAGACGCCTTCCAGGTGACGGTGATCCTGACCGTGACCGCGAAACTGGGTGAGGACGTTGCATTCCTCGTCGAAGCGCATCAGGCCGGTGTGTTTTCCGTGAAGGGCTTTGAAAAGCCGGCTGAGCGCGCGGCCATCCTCGGCGGTTATTGTCCGGGGCTGATCTTTCCGTTTGCGCGCGAGACCATTGCCGATCTGGTTCAGCGCGCCGGTTTCCCGCAGTTGTTGCTGCAGCCGATCAACTTCGAAGCCCTGTTCCTTGAGCATCAGCGCAAGCGCCAGGCCGGGTCCGCAGCGGCCGAGACGCCTGCCACCACCCACTGA
- the grxC gene encoding glutaredoxin 3, whose product MPTVLMYTTRVCPFCQMAKRLLASKGVTPEEVRIDEDAARRDEMLTRTGRRTVPQIFVGDTHVGGFDDLAALERAGGLDPLLQTSP is encoded by the coding sequence ATGCCAACCGTTCTGATGTACACCACCCGTGTCTGTCCTTTCTGTCAGATGGCCAAGCGTCTGCTGGCAAGCAAGGGCGTGACCCCCGAGGAAGTGCGGATCGACGAAGACGCGGCGCGGCGGGATGAGATGTTGACCCGCACGGGTCGCCGCACGGTGCCGCAGATTTTTGTCGGCGACACCCATGTCGGCGGCTTCGACGACCTCGCCGCGCTTGAACGCGCCGGCGGCCTCGACCCCCTTTTGCAAACCTCGCCCTGA
- a CDS encoding putative signal transducing protein, producing MNTLYLAADPVEAHLLRDYLAARGIEVALPDLHAWGGRGDLPVNLYPRLLLRDESQRPAALAALAEWERPVHDRDDWRCACGETSPTTFERCWACGNERPSP from the coding sequence ATGAATACGCTGTATCTGGCAGCGGATCCGGTCGAGGCGCATCTGCTGCGGGACTACCTGGCGGCCCGCGGGATCGAGGTCGCGCTGCCCGATCTTCATGCCTGGGGGGGGCGCGGCGACCTGCCGGTGAACCTGTACCCGCGCCTGCTGCTGCGCGACGAGTCGCAACGGCCGGCAGCGCTGGCCGCGCTCGCGGAATGGGAACGGCCAGTGCACGATCGTGACGACTGGCGCTGTGCCTGCGGTGAAACCAGCCCAACGACATTCGAACGCTGCTGGGCCTGTGGCAACGAGCGGCCATCGCCATGA
- a CDS encoding murein hydrolase activator EnvC family protein, which yields MIRPLALTLCLLVAGAALAQDARKIAEAERELATVQARIESVGSEIRDDRRKQDRLQHDLQAAEQAIAEATARLKSLDRQLVEQARSVEASRQEQHQVAASVRAQQTALARQLRAAHVMGDRPQTRLLLNQDDALQLSRVMTFFGYLNAARAERIAALRDEIERLRTVEARLDAARQALAASRTEQASTVARLDQRRGERREAVRALEARIRDRGQALKQLQRDEAAVQKLLASLTDILADIPINIGKNTPFAQSRGKLVPPVRGKVLAAYGQAKGGTGLRWKGQWLAATSGSTVRAAASGRVAYVGWMHRYGLMVILEHDGGYYTLYGHADAADVRLGQWVQAGDRIARAGTSGGHRDSGVYFEVRKGKNAIDPRPWLSR from the coding sequence ATGATCCGTCCTTTGGCCCTGACCCTCTGCCTGCTCGTGGCCGGCGCCGCCCTTGCCCAGGATGCCCGCAAGATCGCTGAGGCCGAGCGCGAGCTGGCCACGGTTCAGGCGCGAATCGAGTCCGTTGGCAGCGAGATCCGCGACGACCGCCGCAAACAGGATCGCCTGCAGCACGATCTGCAGGCCGCCGAGCAGGCCATTGCCGAAGCCACGGCACGGCTCAAGTCACTGGATCGACAGTTGGTGGAGCAGGCACGGTCTGTGGAGGCCAGCCGACAGGAGCAACATCAGGTAGCCGCCTCGGTGCGGGCGCAACAGACAGCGCTGGCCCGCCAGCTACGCGCTGCACATGTCATGGGGGATCGTCCGCAGACCCGGCTGCTTCTGAACCAGGATGACGCCCTCCAGTTGTCCAGGGTAATGACGTTTTTCGGCTACCTCAACGCGGCGCGAGCTGAACGCATCGCTGCCCTGCGCGATGAGATCGAGCGGCTGCGCACGGTCGAGGCCCGGCTCGATGCGGCCCGTCAGGCGCTGGCAGCCTCACGGACCGAACAGGCCTCCACGGTGGCACGGCTGGACCAGCGGCGTGGTGAGCGACGTGAAGCGGTGCGCGCACTCGAAGCCCGTATCCGCGACCGCGGGCAGGCGCTGAAACAGTTGCAACGGGACGAAGCGGCCGTCCAGAAACTGCTGGCGTCGCTGACCGACATTCTCGCCGACATCCCCATCAACATCGGCAAGAACACGCCGTTTGCCCAGTCCCGCGGCAAGCTGGTGCCGCCGGTGCGTGGCAAGGTCCTGGCGGCATATGGTCAGGCCAAGGGGGGAACCGGCCTGCGCTGGAAAGGCCAATGGCTGGCCGCCACCAGCGGCAGCACGGTGCGCGCCGCCGCCAGCGGCCGGGTGGCCTACGTCGGCTGGATGCACCGCTACGGGCTGATGGTGATCCTGGAACACGATGGCGGCTATTACACCCTCTATGGCCACGCCGACGCTGCCGATGTCCGCCTCGGGCAGTGGGTACAGGCCGGCGACCGCATTGCCCGTGCCGGCACCAGCGGCGGACACCGGGACAGCGGCGTCTACTTCGAGGTTCGCAAGGGCAAGAATGCGATCGACCCCAGGCCCTGGCTGTCGCGATAA
- a CDS encoding gamma-butyrobetaine hydroxylase-like domain-containing protein — MRITGLKARRSLRVLEVTFSDDRVVALPFEFLRVYSPSAELWGHGRSEPLLVGGRRAVGLDRIEPVGHYAVRLVFDDGHDSGLFSWDVLDRLAREYETLWARYLDRLAAAGMSRDRDVITLRALRPGPDG, encoded by the coding sequence ATGCGCATCACCGGCCTGAAGGCCCGTCGTAGCCTGCGGGTGTTGGAGGTGACCTTTTCCGATGACCGTGTGGTGGCTTTGCCGTTCGAATTTCTGCGGGTGTACTCGCCGAGCGCTGAACTGTGGGGCCACGGTCGCAGCGAGCCCTTGCTGGTCGGTGGCCGGCGGGCGGTGGGGCTTGATCGCATCGAGCCGGTCGGTCATTACGCGGTGCGGCTGGTGTTCGACGATGGTCACGACAGTGGTTTGTTCAGCTGGGATGTGCTGGACCGCCTGGCTCGCGAGTACGAGACCCTATGGGCCCGCTACCTTGATCGGCTTGCAGCAGCCGGGATGTCGCGCGACCGCGATGTGATCACCCTGCGCGCCCTGCGTCCGGGCCCTGACGGATGA
- a CDS encoding tRNA (cytidine(34)-2'-O)-methyltransferase, with amino-acid sequence MPAVVLYQPEIPPNTGNIIRLCANTGATLHLVHPLGFRTDDRALARAGLDYHERAMIREHADWSAFRSACPGRLLAFSTRGQTRHDRVRYQHDDLLLFGPETRGLPDALLDPLPSAQRLYLPMRPDNRSLNLSNAVAVAVFTAWAQQDFAGAAR; translated from the coding sequence ATGCCCGCCGTGGTGCTGTACCAACCGGAAATCCCGCCCAACACCGGCAATATCATCCGTCTCTGCGCCAACACCGGGGCCACCCTGCATCTGGTGCACCCCCTGGGCTTTCGCACCGACGATCGCGCGCTGGCCCGTGCCGGACTCGACTACCACGAGCGCGCGATGATCCGCGAGCACGCTGACTGGTCGGCGTTTCGGTCGGCCTGCCCCGGCAGGCTACTGGCCTTCAGTACCCGCGGCCAGACCCGTCATGACCGGGTGCGCTATCAGCACGATGACCTGCTGCTGTTCGGGCCGGAGACGCGTGGGCTGCCGGACGCCCTGCTCGACCCGCTGCCGTCCGCCCAGCGCCTGTATTTGCCGATGCGGCCCGACAACCGCAGCCTGAATCTGTCGAACGCCGTCGCGGTGGCCGTGTTCACCGCCTGGGCACAACAGGATTTTGCCGGCGCCGCCCGCTGA
- a CDS encoding beta-ketoacyl-ACP synthase III: protein MMWSRVLGTGSYLPVRQVHNTELESRIETSDAWIFARTGIRSRHVAADGEGTVDLAAVAAARAIEAAGLQPQDIDLIVCATTTPDMVFPSTGCLLQARLGTRGAAFDVQAVCTGFLYALAVADKFVASGQARHALVVGAEVFSRLLDWSDRRTCVLFGDGAGAVVLGRSEHPGIRSTHLHSDGSQAHILQVPGHLTDGKMQSHAVVHMDGQAVFRFAVRALESVCHEVLKANGLTGADIDWLVPHQANERIILATADKLGLPRERVVIALSHQGNTSAASVPLALDVAVRDGRIQRGQRVLLEAVGGGMTWGAALIEW from the coding sequence ATGATGTGGTCACGCGTGCTCGGTACGGGCAGCTACCTGCCGGTACGACAGGTGCACAATACGGAACTGGAGTCCCGCATCGAGACTTCCGATGCGTGGATATTCGCCCGGACCGGGATCCGCTCCCGGCATGTTGCCGCTGACGGGGAGGGCACCGTCGATCTTGCGGCCGTGGCGGCCGCGCGGGCGATCGAAGCCGCCGGCTTGCAGCCACAGGATATCGATCTGATCGTCTGTGCCACCACCACACCGGACATGGTGTTTCCGTCCACCGGCTGTCTGCTGCAAGCACGGCTGGGGACGCGCGGTGCGGCGTTCGACGTCCAGGCGGTCTGCACCGGCTTTTTGTACGCCCTGGCGGTGGCCGACAAATTTGTCGCCAGTGGCCAGGCCCGGCATGCACTGGTGGTCGGGGCAGAGGTCTTTTCGCGGCTGCTCGACTGGAGCGACCGGCGTACCTGCGTGCTGTTCGGCGATGGAGCCGGCGCGGTCGTGCTGGGCCGCAGTGAGCATCCCGGCATCCGCTCAACGCATCTGCATTCCGATGGCAGTCAGGCGCACATTCTGCAGGTGCCCGGCCACCTCACCGATGGCAAGATGCAGTCACACGCGGTGGTCCACATGGACGGACAGGCGGTATTCCGCTTTGCCGTGCGGGCATTGGAATCCGTCTGTCACGAGGTGCTCAAGGCCAACGGGCTTACCGGTGCCGACATCGACTGGCTGGTCCCGCATCAGGCCAATGAACGCATCATTCTGGCGACCGCGGACAAGCTCGGGCTGCCCCGCGAGCGGGTGGTGATTGCCTTGTCGCACCAGGGCAACACGTCGGCGGCCTCGGTGCCGCTGGCACTCGACGTTGCGGTGCGCGACGGCCGGATCCAGCGCGGACAGCGGGTGCTGTTGGAAGCCGTGGGTGGTGGCATGACCTGGGGTGCCGCGCTGATCGAGTGGTAG
- the ubiE gene encoding bifunctional demethylmenaquinone methyltransferase/2-methoxy-6-polyprenyl-1,4-benzoquinol methylase UbiE yields MAGERDTTTHFGFQQVPVGEKQGRVAGVFTSVARKYDVMNDLMSLGIHRVWKRFVIDLAGVRRGERVLDVAGGTGDLARAFARQTGESGLVVLSDINAAMLGEGRSRLLDDGLVRVPVAQANAECLPFAEGSFDCITIGFGLRNVTDKDAALRSMTRCLKVGGRLIVLEFSKPLLAPLSKVYDQYSFKILPWMGQLVANDAESYRYLAESIRMHPDQDTLKGMMENAGLARVQVYNLTGGIVAVHRGYRLE; encoded by the coding sequence ATGGCAGGCGAACGCGACACCACCACCCATTTCGGGTTCCAGCAGGTGCCGGTGGGTGAAAAGCAGGGGCGTGTGGCCGGGGTGTTCACCTCCGTTGCCCGCAAGTACGACGTCATGAATGATCTGATGTCGCTGGGCATCCATCGCGTCTGGAAACGCTTCGTCATTGATCTTGCCGGCGTCCGCCGCGGTGAGCGGGTGCTCGATGTCGCCGGGGGCACCGGTGACCTCGCCCGCGCGTTCGCCCGGCAGACCGGCGAGTCCGGCCTGGTGGTGCTGTCCGACATCAATGCGGCGATGCTCGGTGAAGGGCGCTCGCGGCTGCTGGACGATGGATTGGTGCGGGTACCAGTGGCGCAGGCCAACGCCGAGTGTCTGCCGTTCGCCGAGGGCAGCTTCGACTGCATCACCATCGGTTTCGGGCTTCGCAATGTCACCGACAAGGATGCCGCGCTGCGCTCGATGACGCGCTGCCTGAAAGTCGGTGGCCGACTGATCGTGCTGGAGTTCTCCAAGCCCCTGCTGGCGCCGCTGTCGAAGGTGTACGACCAGTACTCATTCAAGATCCTGCCGTGGATGGGGCAACTGGTCGCCAATGATGCTGAGTCCTATCGCTATCTGGCCGAATCGATCCGCATGCACCCTGATCAGGACACCCTCAAGGGCATGATGGAAAATGCCGGACTGGCACGGGTTCAGGTCTACAACCTCACCGGCGGCATCGTCGCCGTCCACCGCGGGTATCGTCTCGAATGA
- a CDS encoding NAD(P)H-dependent glycerol-3-phosphate dehydrogenase, translated as MANTPTHAVAVLGAGSFGTALAIHLARRGSDTLLWGRDAAAMVAMQAARENPAYLPGCDFPLRLTAVEGLDVALAGAADILIATPSHALRAMLEAVKPMLRPEQGVACACKGLEPGSGRLVHQVIEDVLGPAVSLAVISGPTFAKELGLGLPTAVTVASAHAAFADKIAQELHGDGFRAYTADDLPGVEIGGAAKNVMAIAVGIADGLRLGANTRAALITRGLAEIMRLGEALGARPETLMGLSGMGDLVLTCTDDQSRNRRMGLLLAKGLGVDAAIAEIRQVVEGIKAAPEVLRLAQRHGVEMPITETVCAILGGEITPVEGVRRLATRPARAEQE; from the coding sequence ATGGCGAACACCCCTACGCACGCGGTAGCGGTGCTCGGTGCCGGGTCCTTCGGCACCGCGCTCGCGATCCATCTGGCACGTCGGGGCAGCGACACCTTGTTGTGGGGTCGTGATGCGGCCGCCATGGTTGCCATGCAGGCCGCCCGCGAGAATCCCGCCTACCTGCCCGGCTGTGATTTTCCCCTGCGGTTGACCGCCGTTGAAGGGTTGGATGTCGCGTTGGCCGGCGCGGCCGATATTCTCATCGCCACCCCCAGCCACGCGCTTCGGGCGATGCTCGAAGCGGTCAAGCCGATGCTGCGCCCGGAGCAGGGTGTGGCCTGCGCCTGCAAGGGGCTGGAACCCGGCAGCGGTCGGCTGGTGCATCAGGTGATCGAGGACGTGTTGGGCCCCGCGGTCTCGCTGGCGGTCATTTCCGGGCCGACATTTGCCAAGGAGCTGGGGTTGGGACTGCCCACCGCAGTGACGGTGGCCTCGGCGCATGCTGCATTTGCCGACAAGATTGCCCAGGAGCTGCACGGTGACGGGTTCCGCGCCTATACCGCGGATGACCTGCCGGGCGTTGAGATCGGCGGGGCCGCCAAGAACGTCATGGCGATTGCCGTTGGAATTGCTGACGGCTTGCGTCTTGGCGCCAATACCCGCGCTGCCCTGATCACCCGCGGGCTGGCGGAAATCATGCGCCTCGGCGAAGCGCTCGGTGCCCGGCCGGAGACGCTGATGGGGTTGTCGGGGATGGGCGATCTGGTGCTGACCTGCACCGACGACCAGTCGCGCAATCGGCGCATGGGCTTGCTGTTGGCGAAAGGACTTGGCGTCGACGCTGCCATCGCCGAAATACGGCAGGTGGTCGAGGGCATCAAGGCGGCGCCGGAAGTGCTGCGACTGGCCCAGCGACATGGCGTCGAGATGCCGATCACCGAAACCGTCTGCGCCATCCTTGGTGGTGAGATCACACCGGTAGAAGGCGTACGCCGACTGGCGACGCGCCCGGCTCGCGCCGAGCAAGAGTAG
- a CDS encoding rhodanese-like domain-containing protein yields the protein MDQMLSFAGNHPLLFVALAVVILLLVANEVHGNLTGGKRLSASEAVRMINDRDPLVLDVRPPADFKRGHLLNAQSVPLTKLDSELGRLGKNPARPVIVYCALGGSSLTAAQKLKQAGLQEVYPLRGGINGWLSANLPVTAR from the coding sequence ATGGATCAAATGCTCAGCTTTGCCGGCAACCACCCGTTGCTGTTCGTCGCCCTGGCCGTGGTCATCCTGCTGCTGGTGGCCAACGAGGTCCATGGCAATCTCACCGGGGGCAAGCGATTGAGTGCGTCGGAGGCTGTGCGCATGATCAATGACCGCGACCCGCTGGTGCTCGACGTTCGCCCACCAGCGGACTTCAAACGAGGCCACTTGCTGAACGCCCAGAGCGTGCCGTTGACCAAGCTCGACAGCGAACTGGGGCGTCTTGGCAAGAATCCTGCACGGCCCGTGATTGTCTACTGCGCGTTGGGGGGCAGCAGCCTCACGGCGGCGCAGAAACTGAAGCAGGCCGGCCTGCAGGAAGTCTACCCGCTGCGCGGCGGTATCAACGGCTGGCTGAGTGCCAACCTGCCGGTCACTGCACGTTAG
- a CDS encoding S41 family peptidase, with amino-acid sequence MSLLSRTSLALAAGVLLGTGLSLTHGVLADRGTAGTETLPLQDLQTFVEILNRVKTEYVEEVDDKTLLENAVRGMLTGLDPHSAFLDADEFKDMGIATSGKFGGLGIEVQMYNGFVRVVSPIDDTPAARAGVQPGDLIVKIDDKPVKGMELSEAVDLMRGEPGTQIKLVIARENVPQPVNIELTRDIIKVTSVRGRLLAPELGYVRISSFTTETGRSLNSTLKTLAGEVKGGRLSGLVLDLRNNPGGVLDAAVQVSDAFLDKGPVVSIRGRDPQSGREFNAEPGDALEGAPIVVMINAGSASASEIVAGALQDQRRAIIVGTKSFGKGSVQTIMPLTDASAIKLTTARYYTPSGRSIQADGIEPDVTIRPLKVAENQDEGFTPITEADLRGSLKNENGDNGKADDAAFVEEEALAERDYALYEALNLLKGLVVSRR; translated from the coding sequence ATGTCCCTGCTCTCCCGTACCTCGCTCGCTCTGGCGGCGGGTGTCCTGCTCGGTACCGGGCTCTCACTGACCCATGGTGTGCTCGCTGATCGCGGCACTGCGGGGACAGAAACACTGCCGCTGCAGGATCTCCAGACCTTCGTCGAGATCCTCAACCGGGTGAAGACCGAGTACGTCGAGGAAGTCGACGACAAAACCCTGCTTGAGAATGCGGTGCGCGGCATGCTCACCGGTCTCGATCCGCACTCGGCTTTCCTCGATGCCGATGAGTTCAAGGACATGGGTATTGCCACCAGCGGCAAGTTCGGCGGTCTCGGGATCGAGGTGCAGATGTACAACGGCTTCGTCCGCGTGGTGTCACCGATCGACGATACGCCCGCTGCCCGCGCCGGGGTACAACCGGGGGATCTCATCGTCAAGATCGACGACAAGCCGGTGAAAGGCATGGAGCTTTCAGAAGCAGTGGATCTGATGCGCGGTGAGCCCGGCACCCAGATCAAGCTGGTGATCGCCCGTGAAAACGTACCGCAGCCGGTCAACATCGAGTTGACCCGTGACATCATCAAGGTGACCAGTGTCCGCGGTCGCCTGCTGGCGCCCGAACTGGGCTACGTCAGGATCAGCAGCTTCACCACCGAAACCGGCCGCTCTCTCAACTCCACGCTGAAAACGCTGGCAGGCGAGGTCAAGGGTGGCCGTCTGTCCGGGCTCGTACTCGATCTTCGCAACAACCCTGGCGGGGTGCTGGATGCCGCGGTACAGGTCTCCGATGCGTTCCTCGACAAGGGGCCTGTGGTGTCGATCCGTGGCCGTGATCCGCAAAGCGGCCGCGAATTCAATGCCGAGCCGGGCGATGCTCTGGAGGGCGCACCGATTGTGGTGATGATCAACGCCGGATCCGCCAGCGCTTCGGAGATCGTCGCCGGTGCGCTCCAGGATCAGCGCCGCGCGATCATTGTTGGCACCAAGAGCTTCGGCAAGGGCTCGGTCCAAACCATCATGCCACTGACCGACGCTTCGGCCATCAAGCTCACCACGGCGCGCTACTACACCCCATCGGGCCGCAGCATCCAGGCGGACGGCATCGAGCCCGACGTCACCATCCGACCGCTCAAGGTGGCCGAGAACCAGGATGAGGGCTTCACCCCGATCACCGAGGCCGACCTGCGCGGTAGCCTGAAGAACGAGAACGGGGACAACGGCAAGGCCGACGATGCGGCATTTGTCGAGGAAGAGGCCCTGGCCGAACGCGACTATGCCCTGTACGAGGCGCTGAACCTGCTCAAGGGCCTGGTCGTATCCCGCCGCTGA
- the ubiB gene encoding ubiquinone biosynthesis regulatory protein kinase UbiB — protein MSSISRLWHIHATLRRFGLREFYGGKPSRDPRPRGERLRLALEHLGPVFIKFGQALSTRPDIVPPDIALELAKLQDRVPPFPSEQARAIVERSLGKPVSELFAAFDDTPIAAASVAQVHGARLHGDGGSPGIEVVVKIIRPDIEAAVRKDIALLYTLATWAERLSPLARRVRPRAVVAEFETILIDELDLMREGANCSQLRRNWLGSPLIYHPVVFWEFTRPDVLVMERIGGISIRELDRLRALGVDFQVLAERGVEIFFKQTFRDNFFHADMHPGNIFVDAADPAHPSYLAVDFGIVGTLTPQDQRYLAENFLAFFNRDYRRIAELHVESEWIPAETRVEAFEAAIRTVCEPIFQRPLKDISFGFFLLRLFQIARRFNYQVQPQLVLLQKTLLQVEGLGRQLYDELDLWKTAKPIMEEWMRVRLGPAALIEKARYQLPLLTQSLPLLVERSLRSLERGEGLGGAAAVRQQQALLLAIDGNGRRNRWMIAAGSALLAACLLASPVVEGRLPVWPLPLLLLLSLGAAWRALRRS, from the coding sequence ATGAGTTCGATCAGCCGGCTCTGGCATATCCACGCAACCCTGCGGCGCTTCGGCCTGCGCGAGTTCTACGGTGGCAAGCCATCGCGTGACCCACGACCGCGCGGCGAACGCCTGCGCCTGGCGCTGGAGCACCTGGGTCCGGTGTTCATCAAGTTCGGCCAGGCACTGTCGACGCGCCCGGATATCGTGCCGCCGGACATCGCGCTGGAGCTCGCCAAGCTGCAGGACCGGGTACCGCCGTTCCCGTCGGAGCAGGCGCGCGCCATCGTCGAGCGCTCGCTGGGCAAGCCGGTGTCGGAGCTGTTTGCGGCCTTTGACGACACGCCGATTGCGGCCGCCTCGGTGGCCCAGGTCCACGGCGCCCGTTTGCATGGCGACGGCGGGTCGCCGGGGATCGAGGTGGTGGTGAAGATCATCCGTCCGGACATCGAGGCAGCCGTACGCAAGGACATCGCCCTCCTGTACACGCTGGCGACCTGGGCCGAGCGTCTGTCACCGCTAGCGCGACGGGTGCGGCCTCGGGCGGTGGTGGCCGAGTTCGAAACCATTCTGATTGACGAGCTGGACCTGATGCGGGAAGGCGCCAACTGCAGCCAGTTGCGCCGCAACTGGCTGGGGAGTCCACTGATCTACCATCCGGTGGTGTTCTGGGAGTTCACCCGCCCCGACGTGCTGGTGATGGAGCGCATCGGTGGCATCTCGATCCGCGAGCTGGACCGACTGCGGGCGCTCGGAGTGGACTTCCAGGTGTTGGCGGAACGCGGGGTCGAGATCTTCTTCAAGCAGACCTTCCGCGACAATTTCTTCCACGCCGACATGCACCCGGGCAACATCTTTGTCGATGCTGCAGATCCTGCTCATCCGAGTTATCTGGCGGTGGACTTCGGTATTGTCGGCACCCTGACGCCACAGGATCAGCGGTATCTCGCCGAGAACTTTCTCGCCTTCTTCAACCGCGACTACCGACGGATCGCCGAGCTGCATGTGGAAAGTGAATGGATCCCGGCGGAGACCCGGGTGGAGGCTTTCGAGGCGGCCATCCGCACCGTTTGCGAACCGATTTTCCAGCGTCCGTTGAAGGACATCTCCTTCGGCTTTTTCCTGCTGCGACTGTTCCAGATCGCCCGTCGCTTCAACTATCAAGTGCAACCGCAATTGGTGTTGCTGCAGAAGACCTTGCTACAGGTCGAAGGCCTCGGACGCCAGCTATACGACGAACTGGACCTGTGGAAGACCGCCAAGCCGATCATGGAAGAATGGATGCGGGTGCGACTGGGGCCGGCGGCGTTGATCGAAAAGGCGCGCTACCAGTTGCCGCTGCTGACGCAATCGTTGCCGCTGCTGGTCGAGCGCAGCCTGCGCAGTCTGGAGCGGGGTGAAGGCCTCGGTGGGGCGGCGGCCGTCCGTCAGCAGCAGGCCTTGTTGCTCGCCATCGACGGGAATGGCCGTCGTAATCGCTGGATGATCGCCGCCGGCAGTGCGCTGCTGGCGGCCTGTCTGCTGGCATCGCCGGTGGTGGAGGGTCGGCTGCCGGTGTGGCCGTTGCCTTTGCTGCTGTTGTTGTCCCTGGGCGCCGCCTGGCGCGCCCTGCGACGGAGTTGA
- a CDS encoding ubiquinone biosynthesis accessory factor UbiJ produces the protein MTPPPLAAALEVALNRYLRLEPAALAELERLRGRRIGLEITPLQWRFVFECLPGTVRVGADERTPDTDAELSGSLVQLGLRAAEMARGLPFSAQGLSVRGDAELLRRFAAMVGGVGVDIEEWLAPWLGDGAAHRASRVLQGLLGWGRRTAQTLGTNTAEYLREETYDLARRPDVEDWMDHVDLLRDGVDRLEARLRRLESTGAGR, from the coding sequence ATGACACCGCCGCCGCTGGCGGCCGCGCTGGAGGTCGCCCTCAACCGTTACCTGCGTCTCGAACCGGCCGCGCTGGCCGAACTGGAGCGGCTGCGCGGCCGTCGCATCGGTCTCGAGATCACGCCCCTGCAGTGGCGGTTCGTCTTCGAATGTTTGCCGGGCACGGTGCGAGTGGGCGCCGACGAACGCACGCCCGATACCGATGCCGAGCTCAGCGGCAGCCTGGTCCAGCTGGGGCTGCGGGCCGCCGAAATGGCCCGTGGGCTACCGTTCTCGGCGCAAGGGTTGAGCGTGCGCGGTGACGCCGAATTGTTACGCCGCTTCGCTGCCATGGTGGGTGGCGTTGGCGTCGACATCGAGGAATGGTTGGCGCCCTGGCTGGGTGACGGCGCTGCCCACCGTGCCAGCCGAGTCCTGCAGGGCCTGTTGGGCTGGGGCCGGCGGACTGCGCAGACCCTGGGGACGAATACGGCGGAGTATCTGCGGGAAGAAACCTACGACCTCGCCCGTCGCCCGGATGTGGAGGACTGGATGGACCACGTGGATCTGCTGCGCGATGGCGTTGATCGTCTTGAGGCGCGGCTGCGTCGGCTGGAATCGACCGGAGCCGGACGATGA